A single window of Paenibacillus sp. FSL H8-0537 DNA harbors:
- the grpE gene encoding nucleotide exchange factor GrpE, with translation MSKEQQNDVVEELVADETVESQETAEAGQNEAEVVDARYAELEKQLEESQQRYLRTQADFDNFRRRSTKEREELARYASMKLVTELLPVVDNFDRATAAVSVNGDVEALAKGVDMIFRQLTQTLEQEGLTAMNVVGEAFNPDFHQAIMTVESDEYEEGIIVEEVQKGYMLKEKVLRPAMVKVSG, from the coding sequence GTGAGTAAAGAGCAACAAAATGATGTGGTTGAGGAGCTAGTGGCAGACGAGACTGTCGAATCGCAAGAAACGGCTGAAGCTGGGCAAAATGAAGCTGAAGTAGTTGATGCGCGTTATGCAGAGCTTGAGAAGCAGCTTGAAGAGAGCCAGCAGCGCTACCTTCGCACACAAGCGGACTTTGACAATTTCCGTCGTCGTTCCACTAAGGAAAGAGAAGAGCTGGCGCGTTATGCGTCGATGAAGCTCGTTACAGAGCTGCTGCCGGTTGTCGACAACTTCGATCGGGCTACAGCTGCTGTTTCCGTTAATGGTGACGTAGAGGCGCTTGCGAAAGGCGTAGACATGATTTTCCGCCAATTGACACAAACGCTTGAGCAGGAAGGTCTCACGGCGATGAATGTCGTTGGAGAAGCTTTTAACCCTGACTTCCATCAGGCGATTATGACGGTGGAATCCGATGAATATGAAGAAGGAATTATTGTGGAGGAAGTTCAAAAAGGCTACATGCTGAAGGAGAAGGTTCTCCGTCCGGCAATGGTTAAAGTGAGCGGCTAA
- the hrcA gene encoding heat-inducible transcriptional repressor HrcA, translating to MLTDRQRMILTAIVDDYIRSAEPVGSRSISKRGDVGFSPATIRNEMADLEELGFLEQPHTSAGRIPSTKGYRYYVDHLMRMEELNDADMTKVRSFFSEQMSQMEQAIQHAASILSSLTNYTSILLGPELFNTSLKHFSLVPLDERSAVAIIVTNTGRVENRTITLPSEVKMEELEKVVHILNTKLVGIPLVRLKSKLYLEVGQELERYVDHCEEVLSVLDQALQPDNDHRLFLSGTTNMLTQPEFKDVDKVKTILDLLEETPAVMKMFSSLPSGIQVRIGTENDNLAIASCSLITASYSVDGQPLGTIGILGPTRMEYGKVMSLVDMISKDMAAFLARWYK from the coding sequence ATGTTGACGGATAGACAGCGAATGATTTTAACAGCTATCGTAGATGATTATATCCGCTCGGCCGAGCCGGTCGGTTCACGCAGTATTTCTAAGCGCGGTGATGTTGGCTTCAGCCCAGCTACCATTCGTAATGAAATGGCGGATTTGGAGGAGCTTGGTTTTCTGGAGCAGCCACATACGTCGGCAGGTCGGATTCCTTCTACTAAAGGCTATCGCTATTACGTCGATCATCTGATGCGGATGGAAGAATTGAACGATGCCGATATGACGAAGGTTCGTTCTTTTTTCAGCGAGCAGATGAGCCAGATGGAGCAGGCTATTCAGCATGCAGCATCGATATTGTCCAGCCTGACGAACTACACGTCGATTTTGCTGGGCCCGGAGCTGTTCAATACATCGCTGAAGCATTTCAGCCTCGTGCCGCTGGATGAGCGTTCTGCGGTCGCCATCATTGTCACCAATACAGGGCGCGTCGAGAATCGCACGATTACGCTGCCGTCTGAGGTGAAGATGGAGGAGCTGGAGAAGGTCGTTCATATTTTGAATACGAAGCTTGTCGGCATTCCGTTAGTCCGCTTGAAATCCAAGCTTTATCTGGAGGTCGGTCAGGAGCTTGAGCGTTACGTCGATCATTGCGAGGAAGTGCTGAGCGTACTGGATCAGGCGCTGCAGCCTGATAACGATCATCGCCTGTTCCTAAGTGGAACGACGAACATGCTGACGCAGCCGGAATTCAAAGATGTTGACAAGGTAAAAACGATTTTGGATTTGCTGGAAGAAACGCCAGCCGTGATGAAAATGTTTTCCTCCTTGCCTTCAGGCATACAAGTGCGCATCGGGACGGAAAATGATAATCTGGCGATTGCCAGCTGCAGCTTGATTACTGCTTCTTATTCGGTTGACGGGCAGCCGCTCGGAACAATCGGCATCCTTGGTCCCACGCGGATGGAGTATGGCAAGGTAATGAGTTTGGTAGATATGATTTCTAAAGATATGGCTGCATTTTTGGCCCGTTGGTATAAATGA
- a CDS encoding N-acetyltransferase, with protein sequence MDSLQAVCRKATKDDVDVLFDLIQGYAEKGIMLPRTRYMLEYSINSFIVAEVGDQVVGCGSLTKLGDNLVEIRSLGMSDGYKGLGIGSKLVDGLLAAAKEQGITKVMALTYEVAFFLRNGFTVVDKEIFPEKVWTDCVNCPKQNACDEIAVLKVLE encoded by the coding sequence ATGGACAGCTTGCAGGCAGTGTGCAGAAAAGCAACCAAAGATGATGTTGACGTATTGTTTGATTTAATTCAAGGCTATGCAGAGAAAGGGATCATGCTGCCCCGTACCCGGTATATGCTTGAGTATTCGATAAATTCTTTTATTGTAGCGGAAGTAGGCGACCAGGTTGTTGGCTGCGGCTCGCTGACGAAGCTCGGCGATAATTTGGTGGAGATCCGGTCACTTGGCATGTCGGATGGCTACAAGGGTCTGGGCATAGGCAGCAAGCTCGTTGACGGCTTGCTTGCTGCGGCGAAGGAACAGGGCATTACGAAGGTAATGGCGCTGACGTACGAGGTCGCTTTTTTTCTGCGGAATGGGTTTACGGTCGTAGATAAAGAAATCTTTCCAGAAAAGGTATGGACCGATTGCGTCAACTGTCCGAAGCAGAATGCTTGCGATGAAATTGCCGTTTTGAAAGTGCTGGAGTAA
- the hemW gene encoding radical SAM family heme chaperone HemW: MTIHYAPRALYIHIPFCTNKCHYCDFTSYVLKGQPVDDYLDALEREMERTISVLPPEQIDTVFVGGGTPTVLTPPQMERFLAAVRKHFPLSPDVEFSMEANPGTTDADKLAAMYAGGVNRISFGVQSFNNTLLERIGRIHNVEDVYRSLENARAAGFTNLSIDLMFGLPGQTVELLADSVQKALALELPHYSLYSLKVEENTLFHKLYERNELPLPTEDEDLNMYLLLIEQLKAGGYQHYEISNFARPGYESKHNSTYWRNEPYYGLGAGAHGYANRERHVNIKGVQPYIDATLSRLPRLDAETISELEAMEDFMMVGLRLLDGIRTADFTRQFDGKMLGSYFGPIIDKHLNDGLMERLEDERGAGYRLTDKGVLLGNEVFGSFIGLEV; this comes from the coding sequence ATGACGATTCATTACGCGCCGCGGGCGCTTTATATTCATATCCCTTTTTGTACGAATAAGTGCCATTACTGCGATTTTACGTCCTATGTGCTGAAAGGACAGCCGGTGGACGATTATTTGGATGCGCTGGAGCGCGAAATGGAGCGGACAATCAGCGTGCTGCCGCCTGAGCAAATCGATACGGTATTCGTAGGCGGAGGTACGCCGACGGTGCTTACACCGCCGCAGATGGAGCGATTTCTCGCAGCTGTTCGCAAGCATTTTCCGCTGTCTCCAGATGTCGAGTTTTCGATGGAGGCAAATCCGGGCACGACGGATGCTGATAAGCTGGCGGCGATGTATGCTGGTGGGGTGAACCGGATCAGTTTTGGCGTGCAATCGTTTAATAATACGCTGCTGGAGCGTATTGGGCGCATTCACAATGTGGAGGATGTGTATCGCAGCCTGGAGAACGCTAGAGCCGCAGGATTTACGAATTTGTCGATCGACCTGATGTTTGGCCTGCCAGGGCAGACGGTTGAGCTGCTCGCGGACAGCGTGCAGAAGGCGCTTGCGCTTGAGCTGCCGCATTATTCGCTGTACAGCCTTAAAGTGGAGGAAAACACGCTGTTCCACAAGCTGTATGAGCGCAATGAGCTACCGCTGCCGACAGAGGATGAGGATTTAAATATGTATTTGCTGCTAATTGAGCAGCTTAAGGCTGGCGGCTATCAGCACTATGAAATAAGTAATTTTGCCCGCCCCGGCTATGAAAGCAAGCATAATTCAACGTACTGGCGCAATGAGCCTTATTATGGTCTTGGAGCCGGTGCCCATGGGTACGCAAATCGCGAGCGCCATGTTAATATCAAGGGGGTACAGCCTTATATTGACGCTACGCTGTCGCGCTTGCCTCGGCTTGATGCGGAGACGATTTCCGAGCTTGAGGCGATGGAGGACTTTATGATGGTTGGCCTGCGTCTGCTGGATGGCATTCGTACAGCTGATTTTACCCGCCAGTTTGACGGGAAGATGCTCGGCAGCTATTTTGGCCCGATTATTGACAAGCATTTGAATGACGGCTTGATGGAGCGTCTGGAGGATGAGCGTGGCGCAGGCTATCGGCTGACGGATAAAGGCGTGTTGCTCGGCAACGAAGTGTTTGGTTCGTTTATTGGTTTGGAAGTTTAG
- the lepA gene encoding translation elongation factor 4, translating into MADVRDRQKKIRNFSIIAHIDHGKSTLADRILEYTGALSSREMQAQVLDQMDLERERGITIKLQAVRLTYKADDGVEYLLNLIDTPGHVDFTYEVSRSLAACEGALLVVDAAQGIEAQTLANVYLALDNNLEILPVINKIDLPSAEPDRVKQEIEDVIGLDASEAVHASAKAGIGIKEILEQVVAKVPAPTGDPDMPLKALIFDSHYDAYKGVIVYVRVMDGSIKAGKKIRFMATGAEFEVIEVGAFMPRMGIVDELAVGDVGFVVAGIKNVKDTRVGDTVTDAKRPAPEALPGYRRINPMVFCGLYPIETQDYNDLREALEKLELNDASLRYEPETSTALGFGFRCGFLGLLHMEIIQERIEREFNIPLITTAPSVIYQVTLTDGTVMSIDNPSNLPEQGKLDFIEEPYVKAGIIVPNDYVGAIMELCQNKRGEFVNMEYLDTNRVTITYEIPLSEIVYDFFDQLKSSTKGYASFDYEVSGYRKSNLVKMDIMLNSEQVDALSVIVHRDRAFFRGRIICQKMKELIPRQMFEVPIQASIGTKVIARETVKAMRKNVLAKCYGGDISRKRKLLEKQKEGKKRMKQVGSVEVPQEAFMAVLKIDES; encoded by the coding sequence ATGGCTGACGTACGTGACCGACAAAAGAAAATTAGAAACTTCTCGATTATCGCGCATATTGACCACGGGAAGTCTACGCTTGCGGATCGCATTTTGGAATACACAGGAGCGCTTTCTTCGCGAGAAATGCAAGCTCAAGTGCTGGACCAAATGGATTTGGAGCGGGAGCGCGGAATTACAATTAAGCTGCAGGCTGTTCGTCTGACCTATAAGGCTGATGACGGTGTGGAATATTTGCTCAATTTGATTGATACGCCTGGACACGTCGATTTTACATATGAAGTTTCCCGCAGCCTTGCTGCTTGCGAAGGCGCGCTGCTCGTTGTAGACGCTGCGCAAGGGATTGAGGCGCAGACGCTTGCCAATGTTTATTTGGCACTCGACAACAACCTCGAAATTCTTCCGGTCATTAATAAAATCGACTTGCCAAGCGCAGAGCCAGATCGCGTCAAGCAGGAGATTGAAGATGTTATCGGGCTGGATGCAAGCGAGGCGGTTCATGCTTCGGCGAAGGCAGGCATTGGCATTAAGGAGATTTTGGAGCAGGTCGTTGCAAAGGTTCCAGCTCCTACAGGAGATCCTGATATGCCGCTTAAGGCACTGATTTTTGACTCTCACTACGATGCATACAAAGGCGTTATCGTTTACGTCCGAGTTATGGACGGCAGCATTAAAGCGGGCAAGAAAATTCGTTTTATGGCGACTGGTGCTGAATTTGAGGTTATTGAGGTTGGAGCGTTCATGCCGCGTATGGGCATTGTGGACGAGCTGGCTGTTGGTGACGTAGGTTTTGTCGTTGCTGGCATCAAAAATGTAAAAGACACGCGTGTCGGTGATACCGTAACCGATGCGAAGCGTCCAGCACCGGAAGCACTTCCGGGCTACCGCCGAATTAATCCGATGGTATTTTGCGGACTTTATCCGATCGAAACACAGGATTATAACGATCTGCGCGAAGCGCTTGAGAAGCTGGAGCTGAATGATGCTTCGCTGCGCTACGAGCCGGAAACGTCGACAGCATTAGGCTTCGGCTTCCGCTGCGGGTTCCTGGGACTCCTGCATATGGAAATTATTCAGGAGCGTATTGAACGCGAGTTCAACATTCCGCTTATTACGACGGCGCCAAGCGTTATTTATCAGGTGACGCTGACGGATGGAACGGTCATGAGCATCGACAATCCGTCCAACCTGCCAGAGCAGGGCAAGCTTGATTTTATCGAGGAGCCTTATGTTAAAGCAGGCATTATCGTACCGAATGATTATGTCGGCGCGATTATGGAGCTGTGCCAGAATAAACGCGGCGAATTCGTTAATATGGAATATTTGGATACGAACCGCGTCACGATTACGTATGAAATTCCGCTTTCGGAAATTGTATATGATTTCTTCGACCAGTTGAAATCAAGCACGAAGGGTTATGCTTCGTTCGACTATGAAGTGTCCGGCTATCGGAAGTCCAATCTTGTGAAGATGGATATTATGTTGAACAGCGAGCAGGTCGATGCGCTGTCCGTCATCGTTCACCGCGACCGGGCGTTCTTCCGTGGACGGATTATTTGCCAGAAGATGAAGGAGCTTATCCCGCGTCAAATGTTCGAGGTTCCGATACAGGCATCGATTGGCACCAAGGTTATTGCTCGTGAGACCGTTAAGGCGATGCGTAAAAACGTACTTGCCAAATGTTACGGCGGTGACATTAGCCGGAAGCGCAAGCTGCTTGAGAAGCAAAAAGAAGGCAAGAAGCGCATGAAGCAGGTCGGCAGCGTTGAGGTGCCGCAGGAAGCGTTCATGGCTGTGCTCAAGATCGACGAAAGCTAG
- a CDS encoding stage II sporulation protein P, which produces MRRKIMLLDLAYGSRKIRQLLVTGRTFAVLSLCSMIFFVIIGIAAVAHRQASAAPVSSMKGFAAAVSSGLFGDMLEMELPAYQGSNQSGDLSVPQVSAFLVRLMTDINPTQPKSLLAAGIPGMNAGDSFLIRKGSGTDTAVGPEDNEPIPSHAEEGQAGEQPIVEPPPSLPPSAVDPADKPGQSGSGNTKPSTGEAKVAFIYHSHNRESWYPELKDGAKDPNSSTTNITLVGKRLAEQLEKRGVGALHSETDYPTAMKNYKWELSYKYSMKTVKEALASSMDLKLLFDLHRDSQKRKYTTTEIKGKSYAQVYFIIGHKNPNWKENEAFATKIHEALEKQYPGISRGIWGKTAATGNGEYNQSLASDSVLIEVGGVDNTLVESYRTADVLAKVIADIYWQDEKVTAPQS; this is translated from the coding sequence ATGAGACGAAAAATCATGCTGCTCGATTTGGCGTATGGAAGCCGGAAAATTCGGCAATTGCTGGTCACAGGAAGAACATTCGCTGTTCTTTCTTTATGTTCAATGATTTTTTTCGTCATTATAGGCATTGCGGCAGTTGCCCATCGTCAAGCATCGGCTGCGCCGGTGTCTTCGATGAAAGGTTTTGCAGCGGCGGTATCTAGCGGTTTGTTCGGGGATATGCTGGAAATGGAGCTGCCTGCCTATCAGGGCAGCAACCAGTCTGGCGATCTGTCTGTACCGCAGGTGAGCGCTTTTCTAGTCAGGCTGATGACGGATATTAATCCTACCCAGCCCAAAAGCCTGCTAGCGGCAGGCATTCCCGGCATGAACGCCGGAGATTCCTTCCTCATTCGCAAAGGCAGCGGAACCGATACCGCCGTTGGGCCTGAGGATAATGAGCCGATTCCTTCGCATGCCGAAGAAGGACAAGCAGGCGAACAGCCGATTGTGGAGCCGCCGCCATCGCTGCCGCCAAGCGCTGTTGACCCAGCGGACAAGCCAGGGCAAAGCGGCAGCGGAAATACGAAGCCATCGACGGGAGAAGCCAAGGTCGCATTCATCTATCATTCCCATAATCGGGAATCGTGGTACCCGGAATTGAAGGATGGCGCCAAGGACCCGAATTCCAGCACAACGAATATTACGCTGGTTGGCAAGCGGCTCGCAGAGCAGCTGGAGAAGCGCGGGGTAGGCGCCTTGCATTCAGAAACGGATTATCCGACCGCCATGAAAAATTACAAATGGGAGCTGTCCTATAAATATTCTATGAAGACGGTAAAAGAGGCGCTGGCGAGCAGCATGGATTTGAAATTATTATTCGATCTGCATCGCGATTCGCAGAAGCGCAAATATACGACGACCGAGATTAAGGGCAAAAGCTATGCACAGGTTTATTTTATAATCGGCCATAAAAATCCGAACTGGAAGGAAAACGAGGCATTTGCTACTAAAATTCACGAAGCGCTGGAGAAGCAGTATCCGGGCATTTCAAGGGGAATATGGGGCAAAACAGCTGCCACAGGCAATGGGGAATACAATCAATCACTCGCCTCAGACAGCGTGCTGATCGAGGTAGGCGGTGTAGACAATACGCTGGTAGAGTCGTATCGCACCGCAGATGTGCTTGCTAAGGTGATCGCGGATATTTATTGGCAGGATGAGAAGGTTACAGCTCCACAAAGCTAA
- the gpr gene encoding GPR endopeptidase has translation MGQLDLQAYNVRTDLALEAKEMAEQSGGVIPGIHSERQDEDGIVITSLHVQNEQGAAAIGKMQGHYVTLEVPGLRTQDTELQNRVATMFAKHFEIFLERIGVGKTARVLIVGLGNWNVTPDALGPIVVENVMVTRHFFELMPDQVAPGYRAVSAIAPGVLGITGIESSDIIQGIAERTKPDVIIAIDALASKAVERVNTTIQIADTGIHPGSGIGNKRKGLTKEILGIPVIAIGVPTVVYASTIVNNTLELMRQHIETNKGDSNQVFGIMNQLEEQERLQLVKEVLHPLGHDLLVTPKEIDQFIEDIANIIASGLNASLHDAVDTDNVAAYTH, from the coding sequence GTGGGACAACTTGATTTGCAAGCTTACAACGTTCGAACGGATTTGGCGCTGGAAGCAAAAGAAATGGCCGAGCAGTCGGGCGGCGTCATTCCGGGCATCCATTCCGAGCGCCAAGATGAGGATGGCATCGTCATTACAAGCCTTCATGTCCAAAATGAGCAAGGGGCCGCGGCAATTGGCAAAATGCAGGGCCACTACGTCACACTGGAGGTTCCAGGACTGCGTACACAGGATACGGAGCTGCAGAACCGGGTTGCGACGATGTTCGCCAAGCATTTTGAGATTTTTCTTGAACGCATCGGAGTTGGCAAGACAGCACGGGTGCTCATTGTCGGACTTGGCAACTGGAATGTGACGCCGGATGCACTAGGCCCGATTGTCGTGGAGAACGTAATGGTGACCCGCCACTTTTTTGAGCTGATGCCCGACCAGGTTGCGCCTGGCTATCGCGCGGTTAGTGCTATTGCGCCTGGTGTATTAGGCATTACCGGCATTGAGTCCAGCGACATTATTCAAGGCATTGCCGAGCGGACGAAGCCCGATGTCATCATTGCTATTGATGCTCTTGCTTCCAAAGCGGTGGAGAGGGTGAACACGACGATTCAAATTGCCGATACCGGCATTCATCCCGGCTCTGGCATCGGCAATAAGCGCAAAGGACTCACGAAGGAGATTTTAGGAATTCCGGTAATAGCCATCGGGGTCCCGACAGTCGTGTATGCATCTACAATTGTGAATAATACGCTGGAGCTAATGCGTCAGCACATTGAAACGAACAAGGGCGACAGCAATCAGGTATTTGGCATCATGAACCAGTTGGAGGAGCAGGAGCGGCTGCAGCTCGTCAAAGAGGTGCTTCACCCGCTCGGCCATGATTTGCTCGTAACACCGAAGGAGATTGACCAATTTATCGAGGACATCGCCAACATTATTGCGAGCGGGCTCAATGCTTCGCTGCATGATGCGGTTGATACCGACAATGTAGCTGCCTATACCCATTAA
- the rpsT gene encoding 30S ribosomal protein S20, whose amino-acid sequence MPNIKSAIKRVKTSEKRRALNASQKSALRTAVKSADQAIAGTDVAVAKTALIAATKKLDKAVTKGLIHKNAAARKKSRLAKKLNAISAQA is encoded by the coding sequence ATGCCAAACATTAAATCCGCAATTAAACGCGTCAAAACGAGCGAAAAACGCCGCGCTTTGAACGCTTCCCAAAAATCCGCGCTTCGTACGGCTGTTAAATCTGCTGACCAAGCTATCGCCGGCACTGATGTAGCTGTTGCTAAAACAGCTCTAATCGCTGCGACGAAAAAATTGGACAAGGCGGTTACTAAAGGCCTGATTCATAAAAATGCGGCTGCCCGCAAAAAATCTCGTCTTGCTAAAAAGCTTAACGCTATTTCGGCGCAAGCTTAA
- the holA gene encoding DNA polymerase III subunit delta, with translation MDGKEALKEIKGKRFRPVYVVFGKDRYRIQQFADTLADAMFTADERELGIVKFDTAESVLDEAVLEAETLPFFVERKLVIVRDAVVFAAGGKEGGKLDHRTDRLQQYIENPSETTVILFLIHAEKLDERRKLVKQLKDRNALIAFQELDAAELKGWAIRRAAEQKRTLDTEAAELLLSRVGAHMQQLALEVDKLCLHAGVGGQIGREEVELLTVSTVEEDVFALVDAIAELQVDRSLRLYRQLLIRREEPIKIAALIARQLRIMLQIKELEQHRYSPQQMAGQLGLHPYAVKLAAEKCRKFSTSRLGALLSAIADLDYKMKTGQLDKNFGLELYLLSLGAPKRMA, from the coding sequence TTGGATGGGAAAGAAGCATTGAAGGAAATTAAGGGCAAGCGATTTCGCCCTGTATACGTCGTTTTCGGCAAAGACCGTTACCGAATTCAGCAGTTTGCCGATACGCTTGCGGACGCGATGTTCACCGCTGATGAGCGGGAGCTGGGCATCGTCAAATTCGATACAGCAGAAAGTGTGCTGGATGAGGCTGTACTGGAAGCGGAGACGCTGCCCTTCTTTGTTGAACGCAAGCTGGTCATCGTAAGGGATGCCGTCGTATTTGCGGCTGGCGGGAAAGAGGGGGGCAAGCTGGACCATCGCACCGACCGCTTGCAGCAATATATAGAGAATCCTTCAGAAACAACGGTCATTCTGTTTTTGATTCACGCGGAGAAGCTGGATGAACGGCGCAAGCTCGTCAAGCAGCTGAAGGATCGCAATGCGCTCATTGCTTTTCAAGAGCTGGATGCAGCTGAGTTGAAGGGCTGGGCCATCCGCCGGGCGGCTGAGCAGAAACGCACGCTGGATACTGAGGCGGCTGAGCTGCTTCTGTCACGGGTAGGAGCTCATATGCAGCAGCTGGCACTAGAAGTGGACAAGCTCTGTCTGCACGCAGGTGTTGGCGGTCAGATTGGACGTGAGGAAGTGGAGCTGCTGACGGTGTCCACTGTGGAAGAGGATGTATTCGCATTGGTGGATGCAATTGCGGAATTGCAGGTGGACAGGTCGCTGCGATTGTATAGACAATTGCTTATCAGACGCGAGGAGCCGATAAAAATCGCGGCGCTGATTGCACGGCAGCTGCGCATCATGCTGCAAATTAAAGAGCTGGAGCAGCATCGCTATTCGCCGCAGCAAATGGCCGGACAGCTCGGACTTCATCCTTATGCGGTCAAGCTGGCTGCGGAGAAGTGCCGGAAGTTTTCAACGTCGCGGCTAGGGGCATTGCTATCCGCTATTGCTGATCTGGATTATAAGATGAAGACGGGGCAATTGGATAAAAACTTTGGCCTTGAGCTTTATTTATTATCGCTTGGCGCCCCAAAGCGGATGGCATAG